In the Vidua chalybeata isolate OUT-0048 chromosome 28, bVidCha1 merged haplotype, whole genome shotgun sequence genome, ATACAACTCTTAATCCTCTTTCAATGGGGTCTGTCAGCAGAAGGCCCTGAGGAGCGTAGATCTTCTCATTCTGTTCCTGAATGAACTTAGCAATTTTCTTTAGAACCTGGCAGTGGAACAGCACAGAAGTCACAACTGTTTCCTTTGGAACAGTGTCACAGCCACGGCAAGGTGAGAAGTGACACACAAGTGCTCTGATGGCTCCACAGTGCAGGCACTTGCCTGGATTCAGGGTGCCCCCCATGGGACCCACACTGACCAGTACCAGCACATCTGAGGTACATCCGTGCAGAACCTGCACCAAAGCACTGCAAGCCACGGGAAACCCACCAGGAACCAAGTACTTGCCTGCAGGATGAAGGGGAAGCAAGCACATACCTTTTCATAGTGTGTCTCCATGCACAGGAAGATGGTGTAGGCAGTCAGGCAGGCGAGGCAGCCCTCTAGGTAAGATTGGCCCCCAAGTTTTTCAGCTTCTGCATAGAGGTTGTTCAGTGTCCGGACCGTCTCCTCAAACTGCTGCCTGTCAATCTGCAAGAAAAGCAAGTGGGGCTGTCAGGTGCACACTTCAGAACTCACCAGTACCCCTGAACATCCACCTGCACTCAGGGATCACCTGCACTGTGCTCAGAGCCACAGCCTGGAGCACACAGAGTTACAGCCCCGCAGCTCTTTGTCAGACACCTCCCCGCGCTCAGGCTGAGTCTGAACTCAAACACAACGTGGACACAAAACCGTTCAGAGCAACGCCTAAGCAAACGTGCAATTCGACTGTGAGAAAACCCGAATTCACacccagggatgtgctgggcgTGAATGAACAGGCGAGAGTGGATGGACACTCCACACCCACAGCGCCTcggtgctgctgcagtgctgaccGAATGCACTCACAACAAAGGaacaaggcagagaaaaaagccgagtgagagaaagaaaatggggTAGGAAGGCGTGTTTGTTTGACTGTCAGCTTAAGATCCCGCATCTGATAGCACTGACCAAAACGAAAGTCCCTGAGACAGCATTTGTGAGGCCTCTGAGCGGGCTCGGCAGGACGGGTAGGATTTCAAGGGAGAGGACAAAGCTATCACCCGAGAGCACACAGCCGGCTCTATTCGCACAGACGCAACGAGTACATTCCGCTCTACGGCAAAGCAGCCGCCTTCCGCAGGACTGACCACAGTCCgggacggggacacgggggaggAACCGCGTCCGCCCCTGCACCTGCACGGCCCCGGTTAGAGA is a window encoding:
- the GOLGA7 gene encoding golgin subfamily A member 7, with protein sequence MRPQQAPVSGKVFIQRDYSGGTRCQFQSKFPAELENRIDRQQFEETVRTLNNLYAEAEKLGGQSYLEGCLACLTAYTIFLCMETHYEKVLKKIAKFIQEQNEKIYAPQGLLLTDPIERGLRVIEITIYEDRGLTSGR